The proteins below come from a single Plasmodium sp. gorilla clade G2 genome assembly, chromosome: 13 genomic window:
- a CDS encoding HVA22-like protein, putative translates to MGLHILPKNIMHLVNMIICIICPALKTYNLLINKKDKATEDTLQYIHFLTYWILYSFYTYFESAFIVKLMNVVPFYGELKIMLFFWLYSDTFQGAGYLYFKFIEKHYSIIDKKICDLIQNKIPKNVSNFFYFEKSNKKIHNKIKSMVSKKDLY, encoded by the coding sequence ATGGGGTTACACATACTTCCAAAGAATATTATGCATTTagtaaatatgataatatgcATAATATGCCCAGCCCTgaaaacatataatttattaataaataaaaaagataaagcCACAGAAGACACCTTacaatatattcattttttaactTATTggatattatattcattttatacatattttgaaAGTGCATTTATAGTAAAGTTAATGAATGTCGTACCCTTTTATGGTGAACTAAAAATTATGCTTTTCTTTTGGTTATATAGTGATACTTTTCAAGGGGCTGGatacttatattttaaatttatagaaAAACATTATTCAATcattgataaaaaaatatgtgacTTAATTCAGAACAAAATACCAAAAAATGTATCCAACTTTTTCTATTTTGAAAagtcaaataaaaaaatacataacaaaataaaaagtatgGTTTCCAAGAAGGacttatattaa
- a CDS encoding zinc finger protein, putative → MSTEYTDKEKIESMDDTIEVRSMCINCEKEGLNKIVKINIPYFKNVLIHSFECEFCNYKNNVIQDLNQIKDKGVKICMKINNEELFDRQLIKSEYGVLKIPEIDFEIPKETQKGSINTIEGFLHTALNNLTIYLKEIKSMYNEVNNITTNGKTETSETIEKNETDEVKLNSKEDLEQKDNKVSTIDEEINNNIDENDNEDNSGANTNGTCQQITIENYIKMIEKTVQNLSKFVILKEFPFTIQIIDPSGLSSLEHYEDDIKYKIVDIEYYDRTKEELHELGFYEESFEENEKTNDINSNMTGMNTNEKQDIKKENFDFIKKYIHMNDNNNNDNIHASNNNTNSTMKYKTISNEEEAKLIESFASNCPCCNHMGMNNFCEINIPGFKKCLILSFVCPNCNFKTSEIKSSGEINPKGKKITLTVNNKNDLNRFVIKSETASINIPVVELTSDYGTLGGTLTTVEGLIMKIIESLEEKFKFLLGDSNINTHQYENENIPDALNKNVDTTSSKIRELIKKLYKLCKTEEFCPYDLIIDDIASNSYISSDIVGEDPNLKEEEYERTYEQNDMLGLTSMQTENY, encoded by the coding sequence ATGAGCACCGAATATacagataaagaaaaaattgaatCTATGGACGATACTATTGAGGTACGCTCCATGTGTATAAATTGTGAGAAGGAGGGGCTAAATAAgattgtaaaaataaatattcctTATTTTAAGAACGTTCTAATACATTCTTTTGAATGCGAATtttgtaattataaaaataatgtcaTACAAGATTTGAAtcaaataaaagataaaggggtaaaaatatgtatgaaaataaataatgaagaattaTTTGATAGGCAGTTGATTAAATCAGAATATGGTGTTTTAAAAATACCTGAGATAGATTTTGAAATACCAAAAGAAACACAAAAAGGTTCCATTAATACTATTGAGGGTTTTTTACATACAGCTTTAAATAACCTAaccatatatttaaaagaaataaaaagtatGTATAATGAGGTAAACAATATTACGACAAATGGAAAAACTGAAACAAGTGAAacaattgaaaaaaatgaaacagATGAGGTGAAATTAAATTCAAAGGAGGATCTTGAACAAAAGGATAACAAAGTATCAACAATagatgaagaaataaataataatattgatgaaaatgataatgaagataattCAGGTGCCAATACAAATGGAACATGTCAACAAATTACtatagaaaattatattaaaatgattGAAAAGACTGTTCAAAATTTAAGcaaatttgttatattaaaagaattcCCTTTTACTATTCAAATAATTGACCCATCAGGATTGAGTTCACTAGAACATTATgaagatgatataaaatataagataGTTGATATTGAATATTATGATAGAACTAAAGAAGAATTGCATGAACTTGGTTTTTATGAAGAATCttttgaagaaaatgaaaaaacaaaTGATATTAATTCTAATATGACAGGAATGAATACAAATGAGAAAcaagatattaaaaaagaaaatttcgattttataaaaaaatatattcatatgaatgataataataataatgataatatacatgcaagtaataataatacaaatagtactatgaaatataaaacaataagTAATGAAGAAGAAGCAAAATTAATTGAATCATTTGCTTCAAATTGTCCATGTTGTAATCATATGGGtatgaataatttttgtGAAATCAATATACCCGGATTTAAGAAATGTTTAATACTTTCTTTTGTTTGTCCAAATTGTAATTTTAAAACTAGTGAAATTAAAAGTAGTGGTGAAATTAACCCAAAGGGTAAAAAAATTACCTTAAcagttaataataaaaatgatttgaATAGATTTGTAATAAAATCAGAAACAGCTTCTATCAACATTCCAGTAGTTGAACTAACATCAGATTATGGTACTCTTGGTGGTACATTAACTACTGTTGAAGGattaattatgaaaattattGAATCCTTGGAAGAAAAGTTTAAATTCTTATTAGGAGATTCTAATATTAATACTCATcaatatgaaaatgaaaatataccTGATGcacttaataaaaatgtagatACTACAAGTTCGAAAATTAGGGaacttattaaaaaattatataaattatgcaAAACTGAGGAGTTTTGTCCTTATGATTTAATAATTGACGACATTGCATCCAATAGCTATATTTCTAGTGATATAGTAGGAGAGGATCCAAATTTAAAGGAAGAAGAATACGAAAGGACCTATGAACAAAATGATATGCTTGGACTTACATCCATGCAGACagagaattattaa
- a CDS encoding zinc finger protein, putative, with protein sequence MKMSVTLRQHFWKTKLCPLHMENRCNEGINCDYAHSIEDLRSIPDLKRTKLCYKLLKGEKCFNKKCNYAHNQDELKSAQNLFAYKSSMCKFVANKRCLNGATCRFAHSVDELRIPRIPDILLEKKDNNQTDGGNKDLLNIGINNNNNNMLNELNNSHKKTRNRNNFNNNLDMLINNFNEMHIINNEYMKNYNNSLNIHNKGENSYDNIINMNNYNENGNAFVDHVNDHFCDKIFNSHLDNNMNIHINNKINNNMNNNMNNHINNNMNNNMNNHINNNMNNHINNNMNNHINNNMNNYINNNMNKHYSNCSYGTYDNRFIQKNCEVKYQDDMKKKEKNKYKNKGKLLKEEKNSPNYIDKQNNSSTEKNKKTKNSCIMNSTSSSLKNNEDKSYDSNTTISSSLNYIDEDKNKTNEDTYASPTFEKVDKNQYYAKTEENISMNNMDKSCNKDDSKEEKKKLDIRKNEKLNIKDIYDENKNIHIHDSNKHNNNYNNNNNMNNIKDKKKKNIIMTNQIKEEQNKINNVEYENYTNSCLYKKININQNIPNYYNYPNYHSYPIYDNYPNIYNYPNIHNYHNFQNISNIKGYSPYFNYIQTNDKISKADTCVDSPYSQYINPNEYYFYDHQNNIQYVPPNYYGNYLYYYAAPYGYGPIGLPEKVVHNNPPNEKIIFNDNTGEEYTTNEEISIKEIETEIEEDKSDDGNNKVEDSDEVDSVLPKYEECTSEEKIYENNIYEEIKHEVDTYEKKVLQVVTEQDNINEKDTSVITNYNNVNETCNVEENIKGEDSKICSLDDIKKEDTVKNNENYYVITKVHENVKTSSIQNIMNEKISNKHICLNIEDPKGKNKNEKQTNEEVQISSNILHKNEEEIKTKDMKYYHKENKVKRKKKISKLISSKDYKKKNNRNNNIMQNGKNTKLNPVPSSVYSYIGNTINAQGLNYDTTYMKPLSNDMDIYMNNLYHINPLNNDYINYNLNNRNYGYYYCSYPNPSIYNDEAYLN encoded by the coding sequence atgaaaatgtcAGTAACGCTTCGTCAACATTTCTGGAAAACAAAATTGTGCCCTTTACATATGGAGAATAGGTGTAATGAAGGTATCAATTGTGATTATGCTCATTCTATAGAAGACTTAAGATCTATTCCTGATTTGAAAAGAACTAAATTATGTTACAAGCTATTAAAAGGAGAGaaatgttttaataaaaaatgtaattatGCGCATAATCAAGATGAATTAAAATCTGCACAGAATTTATTTGCATATAAATCATCTATGTGTAAATTTGTAGCAAATAAAAGATGCTTGAATGGTGCTACGTGTCGTTTTGCTCATTCAGTTGATGAATTAAGGATACCAAGGATAcctgatatattattagaaaaGAAGGATAATAACCAAACGGATGGGGGAAACAAGGATCTCCTAAATATAGGaatcaataataataataataatatgttgaATGAACTAAATAATAGTCATAAGAAAACAAgaaatagaaataattttaataataatttagatatgcttataaataattttaatgaaatgcacattattaataatgaatatatgaagaattataataattcattaaaCATTCATAACAAAGGCGAAAATagttatgataatattattaatatgaataattataatgaaaatggaAATGCTTTTGTTGATCATGTGAATGATCATTTTTgtgataaaatttttaatagcCATTtggataataatatgaatattcacatcaacaataaaataaataataacatgaATAATAACATGAATAATCacattaataataacatGAATAATAACATGAATAATCACATCAATAATAACATGAATAATcatatcaataataatatgaataatcacatcaataataatatgaacaattacATAAACAATAACATGAATAAACATTATAGTAATTGTTCTTATGGTACATATGATAACCGTTTTATACAAAAGAACTGTGAAGTGAAATATCAAGAtgatatgaaaaagaaagaaaaaaataaatataaaaataaagggaAATTATTAAAGGAGGAAAAAAACAGTCCAAATTATATAGACAAACAGAACAATAGCAgtacagaaaaaaataaaaaaacaaaaaacagTTGTATCATGAATAGTACTTCTTCGTCTTTGAAAAACAATGAAGACAAAAGTTATGATAGTAACACAACCATATCATCAagtttaaattatatagatgAAGACAAGAACAAAACAAATGAAGATACTTATGCAAGCCCTACATTTGAAAAAGTTGATAAAAATCAGTATTATGCAAAAACAGAAGAAAACATAAGCATGAACAATATGGATAAATCATGTAACAAAGATGATTCAAAAgaagagaagaaaaaattagatataagaaaaaatgaaaaattaaatataaaagatatatatgatgaaaataaaaatatacatatccATGATTCAAATaagcataataataattacaataataataataatatgaataatataaaagataaaaagaaaaaaaatattattatgacaaatcaaataaaagaagaacaaaacaaaataaataatgtcgaatatgaaaattatacaaattcatgtttatataaaaaaattaatataaatcaaaatattccaaattattacaattatCCGAATTATCACAGTTATCCTATTTATGACAATTATcctaatatttataattatcccaatatacataattatcacaattttcaaaatatatcaaatattaaAGGTTACAGTCCCTATTTCAATTACATACAaacaaatgataaaataagtaAAGCGGACACATGTGTAGATAGTCCATATTctcaatatataaatccaaatgaatattatttttatgatcatcaaaataatatacaatatgTTCCACCAAATTATTATGgaaattatttgtattattacgCGGCTCCATATGGCTATGGACCTATTGGCTTACCAGAAAAAGTAGTACATAATAACCCTcctaatgaaaaaataatatttaatgacAATACAGGAGAAGAATATACAACAAATGAGGAGATTAGCATAAAGGAGATAGAAACCGAAATTGAAGAAGATAAATCTGATGATGGGAATAATAAAGTAGAAGATTCTGATGAAGTAGATAGTGTATTACCTAAATATGAAGAATGTACTTCAGAGGAGAAAATATAcgaaaacaatatatatgaagaaattaAACATGAAGTTGatacatatgaaaaaaaggTATTACAAGTGGTTACAGAACaggataatattaatgagaAGGATACATCTGTGATAACAAATTACAATAATGTGAATGAAACATGCAATGtggaagaaaatataaaaggtgAAGATTCAAAAATATGTTCTTTAGATGACATAAAGAAAGAGGATactgtaaaaaataatgagaaCTACTATGTTATAACCAAAGTACACGAAAATGTAAAAACATCTAGTATTCAAAACATtatgaatgaaaaaatttCCAACAAACATATTTGTCTTAACATAGAAGACCCAAaaggaaaaaacaaaaatgagAAACAAACTAATGAAGAAGTACAAATAAGttcaaatattttacataaaaatgaagaagaaataaaaacgaaagatatgaaatattatcataaagaaaataaggtaaaaagaaaaaagaaaatatccAAGCTAATATCTTCAAAAGattacaaaaagaaaaataatagaaataataatattatgcaaaatggaaaaaatacGAAATTAAATCCTGTTCCTTCATCTGTATATAGTTATATTGGAAATACGATTAATGCTCAAGGTCTAAATTATGATACCACGTATATGAAACCATTGTCTAATgatatggatatatatatgaacaatctatatcatataaatcctctgaataatgattatataaattataatttgaataatagaaattatggttattattattgttcttATCCTAATCCTTCTATTTATAATGATGAAGCATATTTAAATTAG